From Longimicrobiaceae bacterium, one genomic window encodes:
- a CDS encoding NAD-dependent epimerase/dehydratase family protein, which translates to MRALVTGAAGFVGSHLVRSLLNDGHAVFAGSLEGAAPAGAEPGATWLPLDVTSAASVRAALGAARPDAVFHLAGQASVGASFEDALGTWDVNATGTLRLVHAVGRAARVLVVSSAEVYGFVPEDEQPIPETRPLRPANPYAASKAAAEMAAVQASLSGAADAVVARSFNHTGPGQDARFSLPSFARQLA; encoded by the coding sequence GTGCGCGCACTGGTCACGGGCGCGGCGGGCTTCGTGGGCTCGCACCTGGTGCGGAGCCTTCTGAACGACGGCCACGCGGTGTTCGCGGGCTCGCTGGAGGGTGCGGCGCCGGCGGGCGCGGAGCCGGGTGCGACGTGGCTGCCGCTGGACGTGACGTCCGCCGCCTCCGTGCGTGCGGCGCTGGGCGCGGCGCGGCCGGACGCGGTGTTCCACCTGGCCGGCCAGGCGTCGGTCGGCGCGTCGTTCGAGGACGCGCTGGGGACGTGGGACGTGAACGCCACCGGCACCCTGCGCCTGGTCCACGCCGTGGGCCGGGCGGCGCGCGTGCTGGTGGTGAGCTCGGCCGAGGTCTACGGCTTCGTGCCGGAGGACGAGCAGCCGATCCCGGAGACGAGGCCGCTGAGGCCCGCAAACCCGTACGCGGCGTCGAAGGCGGCGGCGGAGATGGCGGCGGTGCAGGCCAGCCTCTCCGGCGCGGCCGACGCGGTGGTGGCGCGCAGCTTCAACCACACGGGGCCGGGGCAGGACGCGCGCTTCTCGCTGCCCAGCTTCGCCCGCCAGCTCGCG